The Vigna radiata var. radiata cultivar VC1973A unplaced genomic scaffold, Vradiata_ver6 scaffold_426, whole genome shotgun sequence genome contains a region encoding:
- the LOC106779138 gene encoding probable inorganic phosphate transporter 1-7 → MAKEQIQVLNALDTAKTQWYHFTAIIVSGMGFFTDAYDLFCISLVTKLLGRIYYHVDGAAQPGSLPPNVSAAVNGVAFVGTLSGQLFFGWLGDKMGRKKVYGMTLMLMVLASIASGLSFASDAKTVMTTLCFFRFWLGFGIGGDYPLSATIMSEYSNKKTRGAFIAAVFAMQGFGILAGGMFAIIVSSVFMAKYDVPSYEVDPLGSTVPQADYLWRIILMVGALPAALTYYWRQKMPETARYTALVAKNMEKAAADMSKVMQLEIQAEPKKEDEQKSYGLFSKEFTNRHGLHLLGTTSTWFLLDIAFYSQNLFQKDIFSAIGWIPPAKTMNALEEVFRIARAQTLIALCSTVPGYWFTVAFIDIIGRFTIQLMGFFFMTVFMFALAIPYDHWTLKENRIGFVVIYSLTFFFANFGPNATTFVVPAEIFPARFRSTCHGISSASGKLGAIVGSFGFLYLAQNKDPSKTDAGYPAGIGVKNSLMVLGVVNVLGFIFTFLVPESMGRSLEEISGEQEEEVQPTEA, encoded by the coding sequence ATGGCGAAGGAGCAGATTCAGGTGCTAAATGCCCTGGACACGGCAAAAACGCAATGGTATCATTTCACAGCAATCATCGTTTCAGGAATGGGCTTCTTCACCGATGCCTACGATCTGTTCTGTATATCACTTGTCACAAAGCTCCTTGGTCGCATATACTACCACGTTGATGGGGCTGCACAGCCTGGATCATTGCCTCCAAATGTGTCAGCTGCTGTTAACGGTGTAGCTTTTGTTGGAACACTTTCTGGGCAGCTCTTCTTCGGATGGCTCGGTGACAAAATGGGTCGAAAAAAGGTTTATGGCATGACACTCATGCTTATGGTATTAGCCTCTATTGCTTCAGGTCTTTCCTTCGCAAGTGATGCAAAGACTGTGATGACAACTCTTTGCTTCTTCCGCTTCTGGCTTGGTTTTGGCATTGGTGGAGACTACCCTCTTTCAGCCACCATAATGTCTGAGTATTCTAACAAGAAGACTCGTGGTGCCTTCATTGCTGCAGTGTTTGCCATGCAGGGCTTTGGAATATTGGCAGGAGGTATGTTTGCAATCATAGTATCATCTGTATTCATGGCCAAGTATGATGTTCCATCATACGAGGTTGATCCCTTGGGTTCAACTGTTCCTCAAGCAGACTATCTTTGGAGGATAATTCTGATGGTGGGAGCACTTCCTGCTGCATTGACTTATTATTGGAGACAAAAGATGCCAGAAACTGCACGCTACACTGCATTGGTTGCCAAGAATATGGAGAAGGCTGCAGCAGATATGTCTAAGGTTATGCAGTTGGAGATTCAAGCTGAGCCAAAGAAGGAAGATGAACAAAAATCATATGGATTGTTCTCCAAGGAATTTACGAATCGCCACGGACTTCATCTGCTTGGAACCACAAGCACATGGTTCTTGCTTGACATTGCATTCTACAGCCAAAATCTGTTCCAAAAGGATATCTTCAGCGCAATTGGTTGGATTCCTCCAGCAAAGACCATGAATGCGCTTGAGGAGGTTTTCAGAATTGCAAGGGCTCAAACTCTCATTGCTCTCTGCAGTACAGTTCCGGGATATTGGTTCACTGTGGCCTTCATTGATATCATAGGAAGATTTACCATTCAGTTGATGGGGTTCTTCTTTATGACTGTCTTCATGTTTGCTCTTGCAATTCCCTATGACCACTGGACCCTTAAGGAGAACCGAATTGGATTTGTGGTCATTTACTCTCTCACCTTTTTCTTCGCAAACTTTGGGCCTAATGCAACCACATTTGTTGTGCCAGCAGAGATTTTCCCAGCTAGGTTTAGATCCACTTGCCATGGAATATCTTCAGCATCTGGGAAGCTTGGAGCCATAGTTGGTTCATTCGGGTTTTTGTACTTGGCACAGAACAAGGATCCAAGTAAAACAGATGCAGGGTACCCTGCAGGTATTGGTGTGAAAAACTCATTGA